GGGCTGCCTCGTCCCCCGtctctccctgcttccctcctggCTGGGAAAGCCCCTGCGCCGGCTGCAGCGCTGCCGCCCCTGTTTTATGAAGTGCTAAATGCTTGGCCGGTCTGCTGCACGGCCCTGCCACgtgcccagcagggctggctgtgtCACCGCTGCCGTCCTCATCCTCCAAACACACTTTGGCAATTAAAAAAACCCATCCACGTGGTAGAGTCGGGCTGGTTCCTGTCGTGTCCCTCACCCAGGAGCTCACCAGGGTTGTGCCCACCAGCAAGTGCCCCCAGCACAGGTCCCCATGAGCGAGCCACTCTGCTCCTCAGCCTGGCTTGGGTTCTCCCCTCCTAACAGCTTTGTGCCAGACACTCTCCAGGCTCTCAGGGATGAATCCTGCCCCTTTATaaccatttaaataattttgcctAATACAGGGACCAACCCTGAGAcctgatttctttccttctcgAGTATTTAAGGGTTTTGGCTGAGCCCAGGATGCTCAGGGTCTGTGCTGGACCCATGGCTGCAGTCCCTGCTGTTATAACTGCAGATATTTTCTAGGTTGTAAAAATGTGGCGACAGCCATTTCCCAGTGTTGAGAGCCCAagagagctggcagcagagctaGGGGATGTTTCAGGGCTCCTGGCCGTGAAGAAATCACTGCCCCTGCTGGTAAACGGATGTCCCTTGGGAGGAGAGCACCATGGTGGGCCCCAAAATGGCTAGAAATGAACCCAAAGTCAGCCAGGGCGCCAGTGGGTGGGCGCAGGGAATGCGCCTCCCCAGGGAGGGggatttggggaaggaaaatcCCAGCAGGGTCGGCCCTGCTCTTGGCTGACATTCTTTCCACTGACCGATCCCTCGGCTGGAATCTGGCCCAGAGCAGGAataggaggaggtgggagatgGTTTCTGACGttcccagtggaaaaaaaaaaccctctggaTTAAAGACAAAGctggggagatgctgctggtgtcctgggagggctggggaagggttAAAATCCCAGCACCCCGCTGTTGTTCACAAAAAGCCCATcactgtgcctcagtttccccactggGAAGGTGAGAACCACCCCTCTCCGGGCTGgattcctccccttccccacggCTTCAGCAGAAGCGGGACCAGGCCTTTACACCCCGGCAGGATGCGGCCGTGGGAAAcgcggggggcacggggcagcgACGGGGAGAAGCTGAGcggagctgggctctgcccgcGGGGATGGCGCAGACCCGGGGTGCCACGAAGGGGTGTGGGTGCCGGCCACGTGGCTGCCCCCACCCCGACCACCCCGTAACTGAAGGGACCAGATGACACCGGAATGCGGGACGGAGCTGGCAGCCACCCACCGGCCCCGGTGCCACCCGCGGGCGCAAACAAAGCCCCCGTTTGCCGAGCCGCCCTCCTGCCGTGCCAGCTCCCCCCCGGGGAAGCGCAATCCCCGCGGGGAGGGCGAGCGCACGACCGCAGACGGACAAGTTTTGATGCGAGGAAGCAGCTTAGGGTGGGCTCAGGTTTCCTTTTTAGGTTCGCTATATTTATCTCCGTGATTTAATGCCAGCGCCGGGGTTTAAATGGCACCAAGCAGTTGGCGTGGGGAGACGGAGCAGCCGTCCCCGAGCCGCACGCACGTCCCCCCATGGAGCTCTTCGAGACCAACCCTTACTTTTTCCCGGACCAGAGGTTTTACGACGGGGAAAACTTCTTGGGCTCCCGCCTGCAGGGCTATGAGCCGGCGGCTTTCCCCGAGCGGCCCGAGGTGGCCCTGTGCCCCGAAAGCAGGGTGGCTTTGGAGGAGAAGGACTCGGCCCTGGCCGAGCACTGCCCCGGGCAATGCCTGCCCTGGGCTTGCAAGATCTGCAAGCGCAAGACGGTCTCCATCGaccggcggcgggcggccacGCTGCGGGAGAAGCGCCGCCTGAAGAAGGTGAACGAAGCCTTCGAGGCGCTGAAGCGCAGCACCCTGCTCAACCCCAACCAGCGGCTGCCCAAGGTGGAGATCCTGCGCAGCGCCATCCAGTACATCGAGCGCCTGCAGagcctgctcagcaccctcaACCAGCAGGAGCGGGAGCAGAGGGACCTGCGCTaccgccccgccggcccccaGTCCGCCGTGAGTGCCgcgaccccccccccgggatggggctggtggtgggggGGTGCTCGGTGACAgagggggggctgtggggtgctgggagggcaggATCAGGACCCTGTGCgaggcaggtgctgctgctgcgggtTAGTGAGCGCAGGGTGGCTCAGGTTGCTGGGCGAAGGGGCTGAGAGCTCCctttgttggggggggggttgtggcTGTAGGAACGGGCGCAGCgtgggctggagctgggcattGCACTGAGCGTGGTGTGGGTGCTTGGGAGGGAGCCTAAAGGcataaataacaaagaaatgtaaaataaagtaacataaaattaaacaaaataaagtaaaattaaattaaattaaaataaagtaacattaataaaataaaataaaataaaataaaataaaataaaattaaataaataaaataaagtaaaataaaattaaattaaattaaaaaaaataagaataaaaataaaataaaataaaataaaataaaataaaataaaataaaataaaagtatgacccccccccacacacacacatacttcCCTGCTGCTGAGGCTTTGTGCATGGAAGTGCCAAGCTACAGACGTCGGTGTAGGTATGGCTGGTACAGAGAGAGGTGGCGTGGTTAGAAGTGATAGGCAGAGCCATAGATGAGGCAGCTACAGCTGATGCATGTAGATATAGATTATGTACATTATATAGATATCTAGATTACACAGGTATTACAGTTACATAGCTATCTAAATCTACAGCTGGATATAGGTGGACATAGATACAGACAGAGAGGGACTTtgcaggaggcacagagaagTGGGCTTTGCAGACCCACCTGCTTCCAGACTAAGGGgtgccggggcagccccgcgtGGTACCCCAAGAGCTGCACAAAGAGCTAAGGGCAGCCCGAGGCTCTGTGCCAAAACATCCTTGGGACTTCCCAGCACAAAGCCACCGTGCCCACTTGGGTTTAATTCAGCTGGATTTGTCGGCTGCCCCCGCGCCCCTACTGATGGAAGTGCCCAAAGCAGGACCCGTGCCTGCATCGGCGCTGCTCCCTGCGGGCTGCTCTcccaggcaggggcagggaggaacATATCGAGCACAAAATGCAGGATTCTgggcaaaaagaaaagtcataTCCTtaagaatttccattttttagtGGGAAATGAATCGAACTGTTAACAAACTAGCTGTGTCGGCAGCCAAGACCAAGCTGGGACCCAAGGTTTGGGGGTTCACCAGCGAGGTTTGGAGGTTCAGCTCCGTGGTGCTGGGTGCCCATGGGCTGGCCCTGGCAAGGTGAAGCCCCCTGCTGTGTCCCCCACCCACAGCCCGAGCATGACCACCTCCCAGAGCCAAATTCAATTTCTGAGCTGCTACAAACAGCAGATGGGTCCTGCGGGTTGCTCCCACAAACCCCATTTCAAGTTTAACCCAGGCCAGCATCTGCTTCTAGACCGAAAGatgaagacacacacacacacacacacacacgcaagATTAATTCTGAGCTTTGCTGAGTAACGCTCTCATTTTTCAGGCTGtcagttattttctgtgaaatcttTTCAGCCCCAAGTCCACAAATCAAACTGCAAAAAAAGATCGTCTCCAGAAAGCCCCTTGGGACAGCCTGAGGGTGCCCAGCCCAtgtgacattttttatttaacttgaTTAGATGATTTTcagcaaaaagctgttttgccCAAGGATGTTCATCTGCTTCCAGCACCTTTCTCAGTTATTGGGTAAAGAGACACTTTTTTAACCTGTACTGAGAGGATGGCCACTGGTCCAgagccccttttttttttttttttcagcccttaCAGTGGTTAATGGTGCATCTGGCACTGACGGGTCCCCGGGGACCCCGAATGTCACTGGCTGCTTTGCAGGCAGGGTGAGGAGGGCCGTGCCCATCATCCTACATGGGCATTGTGCTGCTGTGAtgggggcaccccggggtgtTTCGGGGGGCAGCCGGTGGGGTTTGGCTGGGCTGGAGGTGAGACCCACGGCCGGCATCTCGGCTCCTTGCAGGCGGCCAGCGAATGCGGGTCCGGCAGCTCGTCCTGCAGCCCCGAGTGGAGCACCCAGCTGGAGTTCGGCACCAACCCTGCGGGTAAGGTCCTCCCTGCCTCGTCCCTGCATCCCGCAGCCTTGCTGGGGGGGACACCACAGCCCTGGGACGTCACCGAGCCAAAGCTTCCCCTGGAGGATGCTCGGGGTGGAGGACAAAAGGAGCCTTGTCTTTTCCCCACCCCGCAGACTTCTGCTGTCCGGGAGGGATGAGCCCCGCCGAGGCTCATAAATCCTCCAGCGCCGCCTTGGCGCAGTGCTGAGCACACTCAGGCTTCTCCCATTGCCTGATTCCCCAGGGACGTTGGCTCCCTGTGAGCCGAGGAACTGGACGGCAGCAGTTCGGCGCCCCAGAACCcatgagggatttttttctgttgccgTCCCGTGGCTTGGCTGCCCATCGCCGCCCTGCACTACCTCGCCCTCCCCATGTCCCAGTGCAGCTGctggtttattttcagttttgcagttaACCCCTTCCAAATCCgcgttttctttttctttttcttttatcatattatttatttatttttttccccagaagatgaaaacttaaatctcattttccaACTgggaataaaaccaaaaaatttCCAAAAGTTTCACTCTCCGTTGCCATCTCCAGGAGGTCTCAGCCCTCAGGGTGGGAGCTGGGTGCAGGTCCCTGAATCACTGCGGCCACGTGGGGAGGCACGGGGTCCCCTGCACACGAAGCAGGAGCCGTCCCTGTCCCGCTGCCATCCCCAGCAGACGTCACCCCTGCTTTTCACAGATCACCTCCTGCCTGACGACGCGGCGGAGGACCGCAATCTCCACTCGCTCTCCTCCATCGTGGAGAGCATCGCCGTAGAGGATGTGGCCGTGACGTTCCAGGAGGAGCGGGTTCAAAACTGAGCCGGCACAAACCCCGGCGGCTCTCCGAGCTGGTAACGGGGCGGGAATGAGATGCTGGAAGGATCCAGCCACTGGAAATTGTATTTATCCCTCCGGCGCCGTGGACTACACCGCTGAAACCACTCGATTCCTTTCCCAGCTCTTCGCCAAAAGCTCCCgccagctggaaaaagaaaagggggagaggTGGGGTTGCGGCAGCGCcgcagctccctgctggcagcagcccccggtCCCCATCACCAGCGTCGGGCACGGCTTTGTCCCCCCGGCCGGGGGCATTCGCTCCTCGGGGGCCACTGCGTGTGCTGGGGTCgcttgctcattttttttccaagatgcTCTTTGACCAACGTCTCTCTCCGGCTGGCACCTCGCGGGCTGCCCTCGCCGGCTTTTCTACTGAACGCTGTGTGGATTTGccatttgtttgttgtttttttttttaattattatttttgctaacttatttggattctttttttttttttttttttaataaaggcatTCTTGTTTGAACTGCTCAGGGCCTCCTTTACTGCTGTTTCATGTTGTGCAAAACTCTCCAAACCCCCCAGGTTAGGGGGTTCTCCATATGAGAAAATCCTAGGGCACCGTTTGGACCTCAGTGATGGGTCCCACACTTCAAATCAGCCCTGTAGAGACCAGTGAGTCTGCTGGTTTACATCTGGGACTCAGTCCTGTACCTCAAAAGCACTCAGGGGAGCAGGCGATGCTAACTCTGGGCTCCAaagattaattatatttttaatttgggcTCTAGAAAGAAGGCTCAAGCCAGCACTGCTTTAAAATCCTGTTTATTGGAACACACATACATCCTTTCCTGACCCACTTCAGGGTTTGGAGTCCATGCAGTACCAATAATATGACGAAAGAAAGAGGGCATCGATATAAAGGGCTCACCGactcttcaaattaaaaaaatatttaatactgtaTTAGGCAAATAATACACCGAAAAGACATCGTGACTGTATAGCCTCTCAGATATTGCACTTCCAGACAGCACATGATAAGTATAGGTCATTCCAGCCATCAATAAATATCACATCAGAAATAGGGGCCACACAAGGCAAACGTGGCATGAGGAGACGAAGAGATCCTACCCTACGGGGGAGAAATGGGAAGAGCTGAGAGCCTCCTGGATTGATCCCTGCCCGTAgcctgggggcaggaggggagagcaTCTCCTCTGCACCTAGAAGGGAAGGGATGGGCACGtcctggggtgctgggtgcccccgTCGCGTCTCCCCGGTCCCCAAGGACGGTCCTGGCACCGTCCTGGCTGGCAGCGAGCCGGATGGGGCGGTCCAGCCCTTCCCCACGCAGCCCTTGGCAGAGCTGCCGTGTGAGCACCCCGAAATGCCCCGACTGCCTGCTCCTCACCCCCACGGCAGCCGGTCCCTGCCCCATCCTGCGCAGCACCCACCCTGGCACTGGCCTCAGCCCCCGTGTCCTGTCCCGGGGGCAGCTCCTTGCCCATTCACCCCAGTGTCAGGATTTTCGCACGAAGACGAGCCTGAATCCTCCCTGGCTTCGAGTCCTGTGGGCAGCGGTGTCCTTGATGCCT
The Cygnus atratus isolate AKBS03 ecotype Queensland, Australia chromosome 24, CAtr_DNAZoo_HiC_assembly, whole genome shotgun sequence DNA segment above includes these coding regions:
- the MYOG gene encoding myogenin gives rise to the protein MELFETNPYFFPDQRFYDGENFLGSRLQGYEPAAFPERPEVALCPESRVALEEKDSALAEHCPGQCLPWACKICKRKTVSIDRRRAATLREKRRLKKVNEAFEALKRSTLLNPNQRLPKVEILRSAIQYIERLQSLLSTLNQQEREQRDLRYRPAGPQSAAASECGSGSSSCSPEWSTQLEFGTNPADHLLPDDAAEDRNLHSLSSIVESIAVEDVAVTFQEERVQN